In Levilactobacillus brevis, a single genomic region encodes these proteins:
- the tyrS gene encoding tyrosine--tRNA ligase: MSIIDELKWRGAINQQTDEAGLGELVKDKAVGLYVGIDPTGDSMHIGHLIPFMIMKRFQLAGHRPYIIIGGATGSIGDPSGKKSERVLQTMDQVRHNQDCLTKQMEHLFGQDGTFKIVNNYDWLSKISLLDFLRDYGKLFNVNNMLNKEVVASRLEVGISYTEFTYQILQSIDFLHLFQAEDVQLQIGGADQWGNITAGIDLIHKLKGSDAKAYGLTIPLLLKEDGTKFGKSEGGNVWLDPEKTSPYEFYQFWINTNDKDVIKLLKYFTFLDQDQIKELETAVATHPEKREAQRRLAEEVTEFVHGHDAVVEAQHITKALFSGDVADLTASEIKQGFKKMPSVTVSADKKNLVEWLVDDTKIESSRRQAREDLTNGAIRINGEKVTDTQAEVDPSSAFDGKFVIVRRGKKRYFLVRIAK, translated from the coding sequence ATGTCAATTATTGATGAGTTAAAATGGCGTGGCGCGATTAACCAGCAGACTGATGAAGCCGGTTTAGGCGAATTGGTTAAGGATAAGGCCGTGGGCTTGTACGTAGGAATCGACCCAACCGGGGATTCCATGCACATTGGTCACTTGATTCCCTTTATGATTATGAAACGATTCCAGTTAGCCGGTCATCGGCCGTACATTATCATCGGGGGCGCGACGGGGTCGATCGGTGATCCTTCCGGAAAGAAATCCGAACGGGTACTGCAAACGATGGATCAAGTTCGGCATAACCAAGACTGCTTGACCAAGCAGATGGAACACCTCTTCGGTCAAGATGGGACCTTTAAGATTGTTAACAACTACGATTGGCTGTCCAAAATTTCATTGTTAGACTTCCTGCGAGACTACGGGAAACTCTTTAACGTTAACAACATGTTAAATAAGGAAGTTGTGGCCTCACGGCTCGAAGTCGGTATTTCCTACACGGAGTTCACGTATCAAATTCTCCAATCCATTGACTTCTTACACTTGTTCCAAGCAGAAGACGTGCAACTCCAAATCGGTGGCGCGGACCAGTGGGGGAACATCACGGCCGGGATTGACCTGATTCATAAGCTGAAAGGCTCCGACGCCAAAGCCTATGGTCTGACCATTCCACTGCTCTTGAAGGAAGACGGGACGAAGTTTGGGAAATCCGAAGGCGGTAACGTTTGGCTCGACCCAGAGAAGACGTCGCCTTATGAGTTCTACCAATTCTGGATTAACACCAACGATAAGGACGTTATCAAGCTGTTGAAGTACTTCACGTTCTTAGACCAAGATCAGATTAAGGAATTGGAAACGGCTGTGGCAACCCACCCAGAGAAGCGGGAAGCACAGCGTCGTTTGGCTGAAGAAGTCACGGAATTTGTTCATGGCCATGATGCCGTGGTTGAAGCCCAACATATTACCAAGGCATTGTTCTCCGGGGATGTGGCTGACTTGACGGCTAGCGAAATCAAACAGGGCTTCAAGAAGATGCCTTCCGTGACGGTTAGCGCTGACAAGAAGAACTTAGTTGAATGGTTAGTGGATGATACGAAGATTGAATCTTCACGGCGTCAGGCTCGTGAAGACTTAACCAATGGTGCTATCCGCATTAACGGTGAGAAGGTTACGGATACGCAGGCGGAAGTTGATCCAAGCAGTGCGTTTGACGGTAAGTTTGTCATTGTCCGGCGGGGGAAGAAACGGTACTTCTTAGTCCGGATTGCCAAGTAA
- a CDS encoding site-specific integrase, translated as MASITKRGKSWQARISYKDTDGKAKIKTHGGFRTKGEATAWANQFSVDRNSGKLVMAEVPYFKDYFWDWYKTYKEPGVKERTRLTYELSHKILSEGLPFARLDTITRYDYQNFIRDIGQTRSKETMAKLSSQYHACIKNAIYDGIITKDFAYNVTMVYDKNRTRKIQYLNEKQLKQLSAYLLKTRRPKFTGKYMILTALDTGMRPGEVEGLKWSSIHFDTGMIDVKNSWNESTQDFEDVKNEWSFRTVRANRWLLDVIKELPQDNPRGLVFAENDTIPTSAGINKVLRNALKAIGSPLKGFHFHSCRHTHVAYLLGQGVDLYAISKRLGHSSIVITANRYAYMIDEYKSRTDQRIIDSLDVLSKPSIEFKLLDSHKKLSQKWSVQNLRKVFLSSSLF; from the coding sequence ATGGCAAGTATCACCAAACGTGGTAAAAGCTGGCAAGCCAGAATTAGCTATAAAGATACTGACGGAAAAGCGAAAATAAAAACACATGGTGGTTTCAGAACCAAAGGCGAAGCAACTGCTTGGGCCAACCAGTTTTCCGTTGATCGAAATAGTGGGAAACTTGTTATGGCCGAGGTGCCTTATTTCAAGGATTATTTTTGGGATTGGTATAAAACCTATAAAGAACCGGGGGTCAAAGAACGCACCCGACTCACTTATGAGTTAAGCCATAAGATTCTGTCGGAGGGGCTGCCCTTTGCAAGATTGGATACCATCACTCGCTATGATTATCAAAATTTCATCCGGGATATTGGTCAAACTCGGTCTAAGGAAACTATGGCCAAACTAAGTTCCCAGTATCACGCCTGTATAAAGAACGCAATTTATGATGGCATCATCACAAAAGATTTCGCATACAACGTGACGATGGTTTACGACAAAAATCGAACACGTAAAATCCAATACCTTAACGAAAAACAGCTAAAGCAGCTAAGCGCTTACTTACTTAAAACTCGTCGTCCTAAGTTCACGGGTAAATACATGATATTAACCGCCCTAGATACAGGAATGCGCCCAGGAGAAGTCGAAGGGCTCAAGTGGAGTAGCATTCACTTTGACACTGGAATGATTGATGTCAAAAACTCTTGGAATGAGTCGACACAGGATTTTGAAGACGTCAAGAATGAATGGTCATTTCGCACCGTTCGTGCCAACCGTTGGCTCTTAGATGTAATTAAAGAACTTCCACAGGATAATCCTCGGGGACTAGTGTTTGCTGAGAATGACACTATCCCAACATCAGCCGGTATCAACAAGGTGCTTAGGAACGCACTTAAGGCAATTGGTTCCCCACTTAAAGGCTTTCACTTCCATTCATGCCGTCACACCCACGTTGCTTATTTGCTGGGGCAAGGTGTTGACCTTTACGCTATCTCGAAAAGACTTGGACACAGTAGCATCGTTATCACCGCCAATCGGTATGCGTATATGATTGATGAATATAAATCACGGACTGACCAAAGAATAATTGATTCTCTTGATGTTTTGTCCAAACCTTCTATCGAATTTAAACTCCTTGATAGCCATAAAAAACTATCCCAAAAGTGGAGCGTGCAAAATCTGCGCAAAGTTTTTTTATCTTCTAGTCTTTTCTAG
- a CDS encoding ImmA/IrrE family metallo-endopeptidase, which translates to MKYAYDHKITVILTNHFDGHTPSASRPDTKTIVVNTNWHEEKEIPFQMAHELGHVVNGDEGTLYYSSFSNKSKYERAANMTGLDILIPIYVDATGYTFNNVSPFMEQFGIPNYLLNAVISRFKKCINN; encoded by the coding sequence ATGAAATACGCGTACGATCATAAAATAACCGTAATTTTAACCAACCATTTTGATGGCCATACCCCTTCTGCATCCCGCCCTGATACTAAAACGATTGTCGTTAATACGAATTGGCATGAGGAGAAAGAAATCCCCTTCCAGATGGCTCATGAACTAGGACACGTCGTTAATGGCGACGAAGGAACACTCTACTATTCTAGTTTCTCCAACAAGTCAAAGTATGAACGCGCGGCCAATATGACCGGATTAGACATTTTGATTCCAATTTATGTTGATGCTACTGGATACACGTTCAATAATGTATCTCCCTTTATGGAACAATTTGGCATCCCCAACTATCTACTAAATGCTGTAATTTCACGATTTAAAAAGTGCATCAATAACTAG
- a CDS encoding helix-turn-helix domain-containing protein: protein MKMRLISPDSLRERIALSGYSQNGFSRHINVTSGYLSLVLNQEVDPSPVIAKKISKGVGAEIADLFFALDGRKSETNSTEPEEVS, encoded by the coding sequence ATGAAGATGCGATTAATTAGTCCTGATAGTCTCCGCGAGCGTATTGCACTTAGCGGTTATTCTCAAAATGGATTTTCGCGTCATATCAACGTTACTAGTGGGTATTTATCATTGGTTCTTAATCAAGAAGTGGATCCTTCACCAGTAATAGCAAAGAAAATTTCTAAGGGTGTCGGTGCTGAAATAGCAGATCTTTTTTTTGCACTTGATGGGCGCAAAAGTGAAACAAACTCTACTGAGCCTGAGGAGGTGAGCTGA
- a CDS encoding transcriptional regulator, translating into MQNKFAEQLTLDLAGVVRRDVAQKVHISDGQLTRLANGQRTGDKGMRAGLAHVLHSILLAFSGARKDYGVLSFLKSSRRYDDVMATLFQQRKEEDDRRELEEAFDQAMTTKPEARSSQQILLIRDYFKEYAEEIMSENTDIVAKAKYAGIDIHQVFDEANARVGG; encoded by the coding sequence ATGCAGAACAAATTTGCCGAACAATTAACTTTGGATCTGGCAGGAGTGGTGCGTAGGGACGTCGCTCAAAAAGTTCATATCTCCGATGGTCAACTGACCCGTTTAGCGAATGGGCAGCGTACTGGCGACAAGGGTATGCGAGCTGGGTTGGCACACGTGCTGCATAGTATCTTGTTGGCTTTCTCTGGTGCCCGTAAGGATTACGGTGTTCTTTCGTTTTTAAAGAGCAGCAGACGTTATGACGATGTCATGGCAACACTCTTCCAGCAACGCAAAGAAGAGGACGATCGGCGTGAATTAGAAGAAGCGTTCGATCAGGCCATGACGACTAAACCGGAAGCTCGGTCGTCACAGCAAATCTTACTCATACGAGACTATTTTAAAGAGTATGCCGAAGAGATCATGTCTGAAAACACCGATATCGTAGCCAAAGCAAAATATGCTGGTATCGATATCCATCAAGTTTTTGACGAAGCCAATGCACGAGTAGGAGGGTGA
- a CDS encoding DUF771 domain-containing protein translates to MKAPQVIEFKARAVVPDSLELVERDELDSLRSQALTGRTWTMQDLRTWMGNKSAYWVRQNVLENPRFSRDIQLMINRHEVQRPSVSGQRWLFKAKPMAEFLEHHYSEFDW, encoded by the coding sequence ATGAAAGCACCACAGGTAATTGAATTTAAGGCTCGGGCGGTGGTACCAGATAGCTTAGAGCTGGTTGAACGGGATGAACTTGATAGTCTTCGCAGTCAAGCACTAACGGGGCGGACTTGGACAATGCAAGATCTTCGGACTTGGATGGGCAATAAATCGGCCTATTGGGTGCGACAAAACGTCTTAGAAAATCCACGGTTTAGCCGCGATATTCAGCTGATGATTAATCGTCACGAGGTTCAGCGACCTAGCGTGTCTGGCCAAAGATGGCTTTTCAAGGCGAAACCTATGGCCGAGTTTTTGGAACATCATTACTCAGAGTTTGACTGGTAG
- a CDS encoding recombinase RecT produces MSTNEVAETQRSLDVGVQNQINEMMNQENGLKLPANYAVGNALKSAFFALKSSNDGDLIQIAAHVPEMKTSIANALMDMVVQGLSPAKTQVYFIKYGQKVQMQRSYFGTQAALKRLSNVEDCWANVVHEGDKFDISAKDDRIVVTNWEPTLEGLDGQIKYVYAVIEMADGTHQYTIMTFKQIKNSWSQTRSKGAVQNKFSDEMAKRTVLNRAAKNILNTSDDSDLVVGAINNTTSNEYDDDQSAKDVTPKKTVADLIEDKPAKDSQEQSEVLQQSESVSEASEIASESVSKSEASASSESLNDSQFIDNLLDGIDKSKGKEADADASGTQQTDLFPDDGVHSKFD; encoded by the coding sequence ATGAGCACAAATGAAGTTGCTGAAACCCAGCGTTCACTGGACGTGGGGGTTCAGAACCAAATCAATGAAATGATGAACCAGGAAAACGGGCTGAAATTACCTGCTAACTACGCCGTTGGAAATGCCCTTAAATCCGCGTTCTTCGCGCTAAAGAGCAGTAACGATGGTGACCTTATCCAAATTGCGGCGCACGTCCCCGAGATGAAAACCTCGATTGCTAATGCCTTGATGGATATGGTCGTTCAGGGACTGTCACCAGCCAAGACTCAGGTCTACTTCATCAAGTACGGCCAAAAGGTCCAGATGCAACGATCGTATTTTGGAACGCAGGCGGCCCTCAAGCGTCTGTCGAACGTCGAAGATTGCTGGGCCAACGTGGTTCACGAAGGCGATAAATTCGATATATCAGCTAAGGATGACCGAATCGTCGTCACTAACTGGGAGCCAACGTTAGAGGGCCTGGACGGACAAATCAAGTACGTCTACGCCGTGATTGAGATGGCTGATGGTACTCATCAGTACACCATCATGACCTTCAAGCAAATCAAGAACAGCTGGTCGCAGACCCGTTCAAAGGGAGCCGTTCAAAACAAGTTTAGCGATGAAATGGCTAAGCGGACGGTGTTGAATCGGGCGGCCAAGAACATCTTGAACACTTCGGACGATTCGGACTTGGTAGTGGGGGCCATCAACAACACGACTTCTAACGAGTACGATGACGACCAATCAGCCAAGGACGTGACACCGAAGAAGACCGTTGCGGACCTGATTGAGGACAAACCCGCCAAGGACAGCCAGGAACAATCAGAAGTGCTACAGCAGTCCGAGAGCGTATCAGAAGCGTCCGAGATTGCGTCCGAAAGCGTATCGAAATCCGAAGCTTCTGCATCAAGCGAATCACTTAACGATTCTCAGTTCATTGACAACTTGCTAGACGGAATTGATAAGTCCAAGGGAAAGGAGGCAGACGCTGATGCAAGTGGCACCCAACAAACGGACCTCTTCCCAGACGACGGGGTTCACTCTAAATTCGACTAA